One window of the Lepeophtheirus salmonis chromosome 7, UVic_Lsal_1.4, whole genome shotgun sequence genome contains the following:
- the LOC121121369 gene encoding ectonucleoside triphosphate diphosphohydrolase 7: protein MNWSVLCCKERYSLWQISLLFFATLLLAFIFFFTFVADNSSIISYSDEEFADLDKNSNYAVVIDAGSSGSRVYLYVWPSHSGNPHELLKISPLRNFENQPYVKKITPGLSSLSETPERSYIYIKPLLDFAQEHIPSSKHKETPLFILATAGMRLLGRDKQLNIMKHLRITVNENSNFIFPENNLEIITGKQEGIYQWLAINYVLGKFTNHYTAYENGRPLLHKRPTTVGVMDMGGASMQIALEVADSVKNYPHVVEINLGCKEHDSEHTYRVYIMTYLGYGANEALSRMERQFLVSQNFNNSTGNSTIKGIDSTSKLENPCYPNGLEYESSLKIDIDKLTNVSPSIKSQLNQDQKIYFIGTGNWNKCYEAIAKFTEKRDSYVECDTVCPDDGIQLPSFKFERTKFYGMSEFWYSMNDVFQMGGHYNYNKFADASKAFCNESWKKTLEVHSSEHLEDMRMETQCFKSAWICAVLHEGYKFPKSYTKLTSSPSTINGEVVHWTLGAILYRTRYFPLRAIEMQMKNKSRRYSHHPTLSILSSQYMVLLCLLLVIVVICVYLRRLKQYVNPSRTLRRVPSALSVWLNDYKEDSTHLLGNNTLKSIFIQK, encoded by the exons ATGAATTGGAGTGTGCTATGCTGTAAAGAGCGATATTCTTTATGGCAAATTTCCTTACTATTTTTTGCCACCCTACTCTTGGcctttatcttcttctttaCATTTGTGGCGGATAATTCTTCGATCATTTCCTATTCAG ATGAGGAATTTGCTGACTTGGATAAGAATTCCAATTACGCTGTAGTAATTGACGCTGGAAGTAGTGGAAGTCGAGTGTACCTCTATGTTTGGCCAAGTCACTCAGGAAATCCTCATGAGCTCCTCAAGATCAGTCCATTGAGAAACTTTGAAAACCAACCCTATGTGAAAAAGATTACACCGGGTCTATCAAGTTTAAGTGAAACGCCAGAAAGATCGTATATATACATTAAGCCTTTGTTAGATTTTGCTCAAGAACATATTCCCTCCTCCAAGCACAAGGAAACTCCGTTATTCATCCTTGCTACTGCTGGAATGCGACTTCTTGGTAGAGACAAACAGTTGAATATTATGAAGCACCTTAGGATAACAGTgaatgaaaattcaaattttattttccctgAGAATAACCTTGAAATTATTACTGGGAAACAAGAAGGGATCTATCAATGGCTTGCCATCAACTACGTTCTTGGAAAGTTTACTAATCACTATACTGCATATGAAAATGGTCGGCCTTTGCTTCATAAAAGACCAACAACTGTTGGGGTTATGGATATGGGTGGAGCATCCATGCAAATTGCTTTAGAGGTTGCAGATTCAGTTAAGAATTATCCTCATGTTGTAGAGATTAATTTGGGGTGCAAAGAGCATGATTCAGAACATACATATAGAGTTTATATTATGACATATTTGGGATATGGTGCTAATGAGGCTCTTTCTCGAATGGAGCGGCAGTTCCTGGTTTCACAAAATTTCAACAATAGTACGGG GAATTCTACAATTAAAGGAATTGATAGTACGTCAAAGTTAGAGAATCCTTGCTATCCTAATGGATTGGAATATGAAAGTTCCCTAAAAATAGACATTGATAAACTAACCAACGTTAGTCCAAGTATCAAAAGTCAATTAAATcaagatcaaaaaatatactttataggAACTGGAAATTGGAATAAGTGTTACGAAGCTATAGCTAAATTTACTGAAAAAAGAGACTCATATGTAGAATGTGATACTGTTTGTCCTGATGATGGTATTCAACTTCCTAGTTTCAAATTTGAACGTACAAAATTTTATGGAATGTCTGAATTTTGGTATTCTATGAATGATGTTTTCCAAATGGGTGGTCACTACAATTATAACAAATTTGCTGACGCCTCTAAg GCCTTTTGCAATGAATCTTGGAAGAAAACCCTTGAAGTGCACTCTAGTGAACATTTAGAAGACATGAGAATGGAAACGCAGTGTTTCAAAAGTGCATGGATTTGTGCTGTTCTTCATGAAGGCTACAAATTCCCCAAATCTTACACTAAGTTAACGTCTTCTCCTAGTACTATCAATGGTGAAGTTGTGCATTGGACTCTTGGAGCAATTTTATACCGAACAAGATATTTTCCACTAAG aGCCATTGAAATGCAAATGAAGAACAAATCCCGTCGATATTCCCATCATCCAACTTTGAGTATTTTAAGTTCTCAATATATGGTCCTTCTTTGTTTGCTTTTGGTGATAGTTGTGATATGTGTATATCTACGTAGACTAAAGCAATATGTTAACCCAAGTAGGACACTTCGAAGAGTACCTTCCGCATTATCGGTTTGGTTGAACGATTACAAAGAGGATTCAACCCACTTATTAGGGAATAATACACTTAAATCCATATTCATACAGAAATAA
- the STUB1 gene encoding E3 ubiquitin-protein ligase CHIP encodes MGSAVKNYTDKELKEIGNKYFAARNFDSAIDSYTKAILKNSNVSYYYTNRSLCYLNLKRWNAAVTDAKRALEKDPNLVKGHFYLGKALLEKDSYDESIKHLQRALDLSKEQKLNFGDDIAVQLRIARKKRWNVQEEKRVQQEIELQTFLNKLILDDKDRQIEKLRLEGGGNADLQAEKLEHEANDIIGQVNTLFAKVDEKRQKREVPDHLCGKISFEILKEPVITPSGITYDRKDIEEHLQRVGHFDPVTRKKLSQDQLIPNFAMKEVVDGFLTDNEWALDY; translated from the exons ATGGGAAGTGCAGTGAAGAATTACACAGACAAAGAACTGAAGGAGATTGGGAACAAGTATTTTGCTGCTAGGAACTTTGACTCCGCTATTGACTCTTATACAAAAGCCATTCTTAAAAATTCCAATGTTTCCTATTACTACACAAATCGTTCTCTTTGCTACTTAAATCTCAAGCGATGGAATGCAGCTGTTACAGACGCCAAAAGAGCTTTGGAAAAGGATCCGAATTTAGTCAAAGGACATTTTTATTTAG GCAAGGCGTTGTTAGAGAAAGACAGCTACGATGAATCAATTAAACATTTACAGAGAGCTTTGGATCTTTCTAAAGAGCAAAAACTCAACTTTGGTGATGACATTGCAGTTCAACTTAGAATAGCCCGTAAAAAAAGATGGAATGTTCAGGAGGAAAAGCGTGTTCAGCAAGAAATAGAACTTCAAACCTTCTTAAATAAGCTTATACTAGATGACAAAGACAGACAAATTGAGAAATTACGCTTAGAAGGAGGAGGAAATGCCGACTTACAG GCTGAAAAGCTTGAACACGAAGCAAATGATATAATTGGCCAAGTGAACACCCTTTTTGCTAAGGTTGACGAGAAGAGACAAAAGAGAGAAGTACCTGATCACCTCTGTGGAAAGATTAGTTTTGAAATCCTTAAAGAACCCGTCATCACTCCGAGTGGAATTACTTACGACAGAAAAGATATTGAAGAACATCTTCAACGGGTAGGTCATTTCGATCCCGTGACTCGAAAAAAACTTAGTCAAGATCAACTTATTCCTAATTTTGCAATGAAAGAAGTGGTCGATGGTTTTTTAACTGATAACGAATGGGCATTAGACtattaa
- the LOC121121370 gene encoding E3 ubiquitin-protein ligase TM129, with amino-acid sequence MEGSSSLVFLLIYGTFCLGFITQGIEFKGAGVSPEAILDSWFLPPKEHSFLTFHLKLSIGTLFLHSALPIGFSIGHSYFSSFIDQNYDGSILRYFQDSKINYVFVQFALALLILGTTIAFYYMTNNNHPMIKELSRYARGSQTWKNVCDDIDVESRRMDKIVVDVSPITQIIITDNWFLYIGQLPWSFKVIHQSDLSLNIVQSDHHQLSRDGTPGGTQFITIKASNRRPGAHPFTFRINSFEYQNLQSKITTSIINEGNIRIFKSVSERFVEVFEEQVKLNPTMPYEDSELEACIGCMVQNANVRLQRRCGDQNGDSGDPCVTCYCRPMWCVGCMARWFASRQNQNDTETWLGSKCPCPTCRSKFCILDVSMIAPM; translated from the exons ATGGAAGGTTCGTCGAGTTTAGTTTTTTTGCTCATCTATGGAACATTTTGCCTCGGATTTATAACCCAGGGTATTGAGTTTAAAGGAGCTGGAGTTTCTCCTGAGGCCATTTTAGATTCTTGGTTTCTTCCGCCCAAGGAACACTCCTTTTTAACCTTTCACTTGAAACTCTCAATCGGAACATTATTTCTCCATTCAGCTCTTCCAATTGGATTTTCCATTG gTCATTCCTACTTTTCGtcatttattgatcaaaattatGATGGATCAATTCTGAGATACTTTCAAGattcgaaaataaattatgtctttgTCCAATTTGCCCTAGCATTATTAATTTTAGGGACTACAATCGCTTTTTATTATATGACAAATAATAATCATCCTATGATAAAGGAACTGTCACGCTACGCTAGAGGATCTCAAACATGGAAAAATGTCTGTGATGACATAGATGTTGAATCTAGAAG AATGGACAAAATTGTGGTGGATGTTAGTCCAATAACTCAAATCATAATAACTGACAATTGGTTTCTGTACATTGGACAGTTACCATGGAGCTTTAAAGTTATCCATCAGTCTGATCTGTCACTTAATATTGTTCAAAGTGATCATCATCAGCTTTCCCGAGACGGAACACCTGGTGGTACTCAATTTATTACCATCAAAGCTTCAAATAGAAGACCCGGTGCTCACCCTTTTACCTTCAGAATTAATTCATTCGAATACCAGAATCTCCAAAGTAAAATAACTACATCTATTATCAACGAAggaaatataagaatatttaaatcaGTGAGTGAAAGATTTGTTGAAGTCTTTGAAGAACAAGTTAAACTTAATCCAACAATGCCTTACGAAGATTCG GAATTGGAGGCTTGTATCGGTTGTATGGTTCAAAATGCAAATGTTCGCCTCCAAAGACGTTGTGGAGATCAAAATGGTGACTCAGGAGATCCCTGTGTTACATGTTATTGTAGACCGATGTGGTGTGTTGGATGTATGGCAAGATGGTTTGCCTCTAGACAAAATCAGAATGATACAGAAACGTGGCTTGGCTCTAAATGCCCTTGTCCAACATGTCGATCAAAATTCTGTATCCTCGATGTGAGCATGATTGCTCcaatgtag